A portion of the Acidobacteriaceae bacterium genome contains these proteins:
- a CDS encoding PIN domain-containing protein has protein sequence MTAFLDANIVIDAFADFADPRKHSIARDLAQSLSADGECIVSPQVLKEFANVCTRRLRGQLSEEVILQLLRQLSRIPSVETTATLILAAVRRHFANRISFYDALIIEAAIAGGADVLYTEDLQHGQVFDGLRIVNPFL, from the coding sequence ATGACGGCCTTCCTCGACGCGAATATCGTGATCGATGCTTTCGCGGACTTTGCTGATCCGCGAAAGCATTCCATTGCTCGTGACCTTGCTCAGAGTTTGAGTGCTGATGGTGAGTGCATTGTCTCGCCGCAGGTTCTGAAAGAGTTTGCGAACGTTTGTACGCGGCGGCTACGTGGTCAGCTTTCAGAAGAAGTCATCCTTCAACTGTTACGGCAGCTGTCGAGGATCCCTTCCGTTGAGACAACGGCAACCCTGATTCTTGCAGCGGTCCGGCGGCACTTTGCCAATCGCATCAGCTTCTACGATGCGTTGATCATTGAAGCGGCCATCGCTGGCGGAGCGGATGTTCTATACACCGAAGACCTGCAGCATGGGCAGGTCTTCGATGGGTTACGTATTGTGAATCCGTTTCTTTAG
- the rho gene encoding transcription termination factor Rho has product MTISELKEKSIAELGKLARGLDIPGASGLRKQDLIFKILQAQSEKEGHIFAEGVLEILPDGYGFLRSPDYNYLPGPDDIYVSPSQIRKFDLKTGDTISGNVRSPHEGEKYFALVKIEAINFESPEETRNKILFDNLTPLYPQERIKMETVRENISGRVTDLLCPIGKGQRGLIVAPPRTGKTVLMQSIANSITANHPEVTLIVLLIDERPEEVTDMQRSVKGEVISSTFDEPAARHVQVAEMVIEKAKRLVEHKRDVVILLDSITRLARAYNTIVPPSGKVLSGGVDSNALQRPKRFFGAARNIEEGGSLTIIASALVDTGSRMDEVIFEEFKGTGNMEVILDRKLVDKRVFPAIDIQRSGTRKEELLIPKEDLQRTWILRKVLNPLSAVEAMELLSDKLGKTRNNQEFLHNMSSL; this is encoded by the coding sequence ATGACAATTTCAGAGTTGAAAGAAAAAAGCATTGCCGAACTAGGCAAACTTGCGCGTGGCCTGGACATTCCCGGCGCCAGCGGACTCCGTAAGCAGGACCTGATCTTCAAGATTCTGCAGGCGCAGAGCGAGAAGGAAGGCCACATCTTCGCCGAAGGCGTGCTGGAGATTCTGCCCGACGGCTATGGCTTCCTGCGCTCGCCGGATTACAACTACCTGCCCGGCCCCGACGACATCTACGTTTCGCCCAGCCAGATCCGCAAGTTCGATCTGAAGACCGGCGATACGATCAGCGGCAACGTCCGCAGCCCGCATGAGGGCGAAAAGTACTTTGCGCTGGTCAAGATTGAGGCGATCAACTTCGAGTCGCCCGAAGAGACCCGCAACAAAATTCTGTTCGACAACCTGACGCCGCTCTACCCGCAGGAACGCATCAAGATGGAGACCGTGCGCGAGAACATCTCGGGCCGTGTCACCGACCTGCTTTGCCCGATCGGCAAGGGGCAGCGTGGTCTGATTGTTGCTCCGCCGCGTACCGGTAAGACGGTGCTGATGCAGTCGATCGCGAACTCCATCACGGCGAACCATCCTGAAGTCACGCTGATCGTGCTGCTCATCGACGAGCGCCCGGAAGAAGTGACGGACATGCAGCGTTCGGTGAAGGGTGAGGTCATCTCCTCGACCTTCGATGAACCGGCGGCACGTCACGTACAGGTTGCGGAGATGGTGATCGAAAAGGCCAAGCGCCTGGTCGAGCACAAGCGCGACGTGGTCATCCTGCTGGACTCGATCACGCGTCTGGCGCGTGCGTACAACACGATTGTTCCTCCGTCGGGCAAGGTGCTCTCCGGCGGTGTGGATTCGAACGCGTTGCAGCGCCCCAAGCGCTTCTTCGGCGCGGCCCGCAACATTGAAGAGGGCGGCTCGCTCACGATCATTGCGTCGGCGCTGGTGGATACCGGCTCGCGCATGGACGAAGTGATCTTCGAAGAGTTCAAGGGCACGGGCAACATGGAAGTTATTCTGGACCGCAAGCTTGTCGACAAGCGTGTGTTCCCGGCGATCGACATCCAGCGCTCGGGCACGCGTAAGGAAGAGCTGCTGATTCCGAAGGAAGACCTGCAGCGTACGTGGATTCTGCGCAAGGTGCTGAATCCTCTTTCGGCTGTCGAAGCGATGGAACTGCTTTCCGACAAGCTGGGCAAGACCCGGAACAACCAGGAGTTCCTGCACAACATGTCGTCGCTCTAG
- a CDS encoding DNA-directed RNA polymerase subunit omega, with protein MRSDLIFGAMTHVQNRYKLCQLASKATRKLHKPNTRLQDTTNEVLDRFKDTVPMNTQVEVAELTSVA; from the coding sequence ATGCGTTCCGATTTGATCTTTGGTGCGATGACGCACGTTCAGAACCGTTACAAGCTTTGCCAACTGGCTTCGAAGGCAACCCGCAAGCTGCACAAGCCCAATACCCGTCTGCAGGACACGACCAACGAAGTTCTGGATCGTTTCAAAGACACCGTTCCGATGAACACGCAGGTCGAGGTCGCTGAGCTTACTTCGGTAGCCTAA
- a CDS encoding YifB family Mg chelatase-like AAA ATPase has translation MLFKTRSAAVYGIDAHLIDVEIDYLGIKLDKDIFAVVGLPDAAVRESRDRVKAAIKNSGFELPATKTTINLAPADLKKEGSGFDLPIAVGILGAYGALSATELSDFVLVGELGLDGAVRAVQGMLPVAMAVRAAGVKNLILPAANAREAAVVEGVNVWPVRSLLEVRELLNHLAQGNLSTTAQPLQVDSRSMLAHAEEGVPDFKDVRGQHVAKRALEVAAAGGHNILMIGPPGSGKTMLAKRLPSILAPLRFEEALETTKIHSVAGVLNRDDGLVTHRPFRSPHHTISDAGLIGGGMNPRPGEVSLAHNGVLFLDELPEFPRNVLEVLRQPLEDGNVTIARAAMSLTFPARFMMAAAMNPCPCGYFNDKGRQCMCSPPMIQRYVSKVSGPLLDRIDIHIEVPAVQYKELRGGQAAEGSTEIRARVLAARERQHERFGLGQRSANPKARKVFSNSQMSTGEIRTHCELESDAERMLERAMQQQGLSARAHDRILKVARTIADLDGVPSIAVKHIAEAIQYRTLDRSYWA, from the coding sequence ATGTTGTTCAAGACCCGAAGCGCAGCGGTCTATGGAATCGACGCGCATCTCATCGACGTCGAAATCGACTACCTCGGCATCAAGCTCGACAAAGACATCTTCGCCGTAGTCGGTCTCCCCGACGCCGCCGTCCGCGAGAGTCGCGACCGCGTCAAGGCCGCGATCAAGAACTCCGGCTTTGAACTCCCCGCCACAAAGACCACCATCAACCTCGCCCCTGCGGACCTTAAAAAGGAAGGCTCGGGCTTCGATCTCCCCATCGCCGTCGGCATCCTCGGAGCCTACGGCGCGCTTTCTGCCACCGAACTCAGCGACTTCGTCCTTGTCGGAGAACTCGGTCTCGATGGAGCCGTGCGTGCCGTGCAGGGAATGCTGCCGGTCGCGATGGCCGTTCGCGCCGCGGGCGTCAAAAACCTCATCCTCCCCGCAGCCAATGCTCGCGAGGCCGCCGTCGTCGAAGGCGTCAACGTCTGGCCCGTGCGCTCGCTGCTCGAAGTCCGCGAACTGCTCAACCATCTCGCCCAGGGAAACCTCTCGACCACCGCGCAGCCTCTTCAGGTGGACTCGCGTTCCATGCTCGCTCACGCTGAAGAAGGCGTACCTGACTTCAAGGACGTGCGCGGCCAGCACGTCGCCAAGCGTGCCCTCGAAGTCGCCGCTGCTGGCGGCCACAATATCCTGATGATCGGCCCGCCCGGCTCCGGCAAAACCATGCTCGCCAAGCGCCTGCCCTCGATCCTCGCGCCGCTGCGTTTTGAAGAAGCTCTCGAGACCACCAAGATTCACTCCGTCGCCGGCGTTCTGAACCGCGACGACGGCCTCGTCACGCATCGCCCCTTCCGCTCCCCGCACCACACCATCTCGGACGCCGGTCTCATCGGCGGCGGCATGAACCCGCGTCCCGGCGAAGTCTCCCTCGCGCACAACGGTGTCCTCTTCCTCGACGAGCTCCCGGAGTTCCCCCGCAACGTGCTGGAGGTTCTCCGCCAGCCGCTCGAAGACGGCAACGTCACCATCGCCCGCGCCGCCATGAGCCTCACCTTTCCGGCGCGCTTCATGATGGCCGCTGCCATGAACCCCTGCCCCTGCGGCTACTTCAACGACAAGGGACGCCAGTGCATGTGCTCGCCACCCATGATCCAGCGTTACGTCAGCAAAGTCAGCGGCCCGCTGCTCGACCGCATTGACATCCATATTGAGGTTCCGGCCGTGCAGTACAAGGAGCTTCGTGGTGGGCAGGCTGCTGAAGGCTCGACCGAAATCCGTGCCCGCGTCCTCGCCGCCCGCGAGCGTCAGCACGAACGCTTCGGTCTGGGGCAGAGAAGTGCCAACCCGAAAGCCCGCAAAGTCTTCTCCAACTCGCAGATGTCGACCGGAGAAATCCGGACGCACTGCGAGCTGGAAAGCGATGCCGAGCGAATGCTGGAGCGCGCCATGCAGCAGCAGGGGCTTAGCGCCCGCGCCCACGACCGCATCCTCAAGGTCGCCCGCACCATCGCCGACCTCGACGGGGTTCCCAGCATCGCCGTCAAACACATCGCCGAGGCCATCCAGTACCGCACCCTCGACCGCAGCTACTGGGCCTGA
- a CDS encoding glycosyltransferase — MPPTISICIPCYRSEKFIRTTIESVLAQTVPADEIIISDDQSPDRSFEIIEEYRGFPRVKITRPPERTTLGGHYRFLLEQATSDYVCFLSSDDAMHPEFLETMHKQLEGESNVSIIAGACYETDANLKPLRVRGTGGPKRSLDFPESFAYFKQGCVYTISFSLLARRVLLAAPPIPKAGDLATDWCWAMLESASGRVKFQNRPLGYYRIHSTNAGHNQGEAWEKACVHMLTFLQSYLPKELGDQLKPSLENLLAQIERTHGKQRPPAPRPSLKVVVSGWVKSLLTLPHRRLPYPLQQSEAGISTSLRSAGQERK; from the coding sequence ATGCCGCCCACCATTTCAATTTGCATTCCCTGCTATCGCTCGGAGAAATTCATCCGGACGACAATTGAATCAGTTCTCGCACAGACCGTTCCTGCTGACGAAATCATTATCTCGGATGACCAGTCTCCAGATCGAAGCTTCGAAATTATCGAAGAATATCGAGGCTTTCCGCGCGTCAAAATTACGCGGCCCCCAGAGCGTACAACCTTGGGTGGCCACTATCGATTCTTGCTCGAACAGGCCACCAGCGATTATGTCTGCTTTCTTTCTTCTGACGATGCAATGCATCCAGAGTTCCTGGAGACCATGCATAAGCAGCTTGAAGGTGAGAGTAATGTGTCCATCATTGCGGGTGCCTGCTATGAGACGGATGCAAATCTGAAGCCGTTGCGAGTTCGCGGTACGGGTGGGCCAAAGCGTTCTCTTGATTTCCCGGAGAGCTTCGCTTACTTCAAGCAGGGTTGCGTTTATACCATCAGTTTCTCCTTGCTCGCTCGCCGCGTACTGCTTGCGGCGCCGCCGATTCCCAAGGCTGGCGATCTGGCAACAGATTGGTGCTGGGCGATGCTCGAAAGCGCTTCAGGCAGGGTCAAGTTTCAAAACAGGCCGCTGGGGTACTACCGCATTCATTCGACGAACGCAGGCCATAACCAGGGCGAGGCTTGGGAGAAAGCCTGTGTCCACATGCTCACGTTTCTACAGAGCTACCTGCCCAAAGAGTTAGGCGACCAGTTGAAGCCTTCTCTTGAGAATCTCCTGGCTCAGATTGAAAGAACCCACGGCAAGCAGCGGCCACCAGCCCCGCGACCTTCTCTAAAGGTAGTTGTAAGTGGCTGGGTGAAAAGTCTTCTAACCCTTCCTCACCGACGCTTGCCCTATCCGCTTCAGCAATCGGAAGCCGGTATTAGCACTTCGCTTCGAAGTGCAGGGCAGGAACGGAAGTAG
- a CDS encoding HEAT repeat domain-containing protein, whose translation MHARWHSTLLCTLLVVPTITFAATPAAASKQEKKDQSSATALPPPETQEQKLERAWQLIRDNVKEEKHLEAQTQALSALADLGADPKANALIAEAMKDPDLDVRSAAIVAAGKTKSRALVAPVEKLLDDPEPQVAYTAATVLWKEFNDHSGEDILDSIVSGGRKAGPTLMHGAEHQMSRTLHSPSALAQLGVTQGAGFLLGPFGFSITAIQYMRKNGSDEARVQSLMLLADEKTQGVRDDLMDALTDKDPGMRATGARMLGNYRDKRYATAIGPLIDDDKLPVRLTASAAYIKSLGGGVPVHSHLRHK comes from the coding sequence ATGCACGCACGTTGGCATAGCACTCTTCTCTGCACGCTTCTGGTCGTTCCCACTATCACCTTTGCCGCGACTCCGGCTGCGGCTTCCAAACAGGAGAAGAAAGATCAGTCCTCTGCGACAGCGCTGCCGCCGCCAGAGACGCAAGAGCAGAAGCTGGAACGGGCCTGGCAGTTGATCCGCGACAACGTGAAGGAAGAGAAGCATCTGGAGGCACAGACGCAGGCGCTCTCCGCACTTGCCGACCTGGGGGCAGATCCGAAGGCTAATGCGCTGATCGCAGAAGCGATGAAAGACCCGGATCTCGATGTACGGTCGGCGGCGATCGTCGCGGCGGGCAAGACGAAGAGCCGGGCGCTGGTGGCTCCGGTGGAGAAACTGCTGGATGACCCGGAACCACAGGTGGCCTACACGGCTGCAACGGTGCTTTGGAAAGAGTTCAATGACCATAGCGGCGAAGACATTCTGGACTCGATTGTTTCGGGTGGACGCAAGGCTGGCCCGACGCTGATGCATGGAGCAGAGCACCAGATGTCGCGCACACTGCACAGCCCTTCCGCACTGGCGCAGCTTGGTGTGACGCAGGGTGCGGGATTTCTGCTGGGGCCGTTCGGCTTCTCGATCACGGCGATTCAGTACATGCGCAAGAACGGGTCGGATGAAGCTCGCGTGCAGTCGCTGATGCTGCTGGCGGATGAGAAGACCCAGGGCGTGCGCGATGATCTGATGGATGCGCTGACGGACAAGGACCCGGGGATGCGTGCGACAGGCGCTCGTATGCTGGGCAACTATCGCGACAAGCGGTATGCAACGGCGATCGGTCCGCTGATTGACGACGACAAGCTGCCTGTTCGGTTGACTGCTTCGGCGGCTTACATCAAGTCGCTGGGTGGTGGAGTGCCAGTGCATTCGCATCTGCGTCACAAGTAA
- a CDS encoding L-serine ammonia-lyase gives MQTSLFELFKIGIGPSSSHTVGPMRAAVRFGRELEAEHLLESVAKVSADLYGSLALTGVGHATDRAVLLGLLGESPDTVPLDSIDAMLARVREERRLLLMGRHDVAFAPAEDLLLHRDQMYPNPDEPAHPNGMRFRAFDAAGALLREEIFYSIGGGFILSAEEFANQSSKAERDVPYPFSSAAELLRVAAANKLTIAELVHANEVALLSDPSITRRVDRIVSPERPGNEGAPDIHVLTPSEQINAAVLTLWQAMADSIERGVRTEGILPGGLNVRRRAPGLAARLARMESEGKVRDPLAPLDSVTLVAMAVNEENAAGGRVVTAPTNGAAGVIPAIAHYYLHHASEGQSEEEKRAGLLRYFFTAAAIGILYKENASISGAEVGCQGEVGVACSMAAGGLVAALGGNNAEVENAAEIAMEHNLGMTCDPIGGLVQIPCIERNGMGAVKSVNAARLAMHDAGPHKLSLDQVIDTMYRTGMDMQSRYKETSLAGLALNIIEC, from the coding sequence ATGCAGACAAGCCTCTTCGAACTTTTCAAAATTGGTATCGGTCCTTCGTCCTCCCACACGGTGGGTCCGATGCGCGCGGCGGTGCGCTTTGGGCGCGAGCTTGAAGCAGAGCATCTGCTGGAGAGCGTGGCGAAGGTTTCAGCCGATCTTTATGGCTCGCTCGCGTTGACGGGAGTTGGCCATGCGACGGACCGCGCGGTGTTGCTCGGGTTGCTGGGCGAATCGCCGGATACGGTTCCTCTGGACAGCATCGACGCGATGCTGGCGCGGGTGCGCGAAGAGCGTCGCCTGCTGCTGATGGGGCGGCACGATGTGGCGTTTGCTCCGGCGGAGGATTTGCTGCTGCACCGCGACCAGATGTATCCCAACCCAGACGAACCTGCGCACCCGAACGGGATGCGCTTCCGCGCCTTCGATGCAGCGGGTGCGTTGTTGCGGGAGGAGATTTTTTACTCGATCGGCGGTGGCTTCATCTTGTCGGCCGAGGAGTTTGCGAACCAGTCGTCGAAGGCCGAGCGGGATGTGCCGTATCCGTTCTCTTCTGCTGCCGAGTTGCTACGCGTGGCTGCGGCCAACAAGCTGACGATTGCAGAGCTGGTCCATGCGAATGAGGTGGCGCTGCTCTCTGACCCGAGCATCACGCGCCGGGTGGATCGTATTGTTTCGCCGGAGCGGCCAGGCAACGAGGGTGCGCCGGACATTCATGTGCTGACGCCGAGTGAACAGATCAATGCCGCGGTGCTGACGCTGTGGCAGGCGATGGCGGATTCGATTGAACGCGGCGTTCGCACGGAAGGCATTCTGCCGGGCGGATTGAACGTTCGGCGGCGAGCGCCGGGGCTGGCTGCGCGGCTGGCTCGCATGGAGAGCGAAGGCAAAGTACGTGATCCGCTGGCCCCGCTGGACTCTGTGACGCTGGTGGCGATGGCGGTGAACGAAGAGAACGCTGCGGGTGGTCGCGTGGTGACGGCTCCGACGAACGGAGCGGCAGGTGTGATCCCGGCGATTGCGCACTACTATCTGCACCATGCGAGCGAAGGCCAGAGCGAAGAGGAAAAGCGCGCAGGGCTGCTGCGGTACTTCTTTACGGCGGCGGCGATTGGGATTCTCTACAAAGAGAATGCGTCGATCTCCGGCGCAGAGGTGGGCTGCCAGGGTGAGGTCGGTGTGGCGTGCTCGATGGCTGCGGGTGGACTGGTGGCAGCGCTTGGCGGCAACAATGCCGAGGTGGAGAACGCCGCAGAGATTGCGATGGAACATAACCTCGGCATGACGTGCGATCCGATTGGCGGGCTCGTGCAGATCCCGTGCATCGAACGCAATGGTATGGGCGCGGTGAAGTCAGTGAATGCGGCGCGGCTGGCGATGCATGATGCGGGGCCGCATAAACTTTCCCTCGATCAGGTGATCGATACGATGTATCGCACGGGCATGGATATGCAGTCGCGATACAAAGAGACGTCGCTTGCGGGGCTTGCGCTGAATATCATCGAGTGCTAA
- a CDS encoding glycosyltransferase family 87 protein translates to MRLLLFVLGSLFTANVVQWAICRALHLGNPGNIHRDLTNLIHLHQWTDSWLPMMKSLDYFQQFPHKPLYFAPLYDTLIYSLVSLLPMVALRKIGVTDPTMLHLLALGSLLAIVGIAVCCLWMGKRLLERRGETLRWPAMVAVCLSVLCCYPLLKGFSLGNAQTYLSFGFALLLVLWTTGHERASGVTACVLTCVKPQYVLILIWMLVRKRWNAAIAFLVTGAVLFAIAVAVFGLHNNLDYVKVLSSLSHKAQSHYGNQSMFGTINRMIFNGENLGYTPYVYTPYIPWVYRVTVATALALLGAALFFPWGKLKGSTADLAAIGLVSVASSPMAWEHHYGIVVGIFAWLWFAYGSQQERRPWLTGLASFLMLNQLTSMNYLWHLRGWNVLQSYIYIGALLLLGILMTLARRVTNGQSDALL, encoded by the coding sequence ATGCGGCTTCTTCTTTTTGTTCTTGGTTCGTTGTTTACAGCGAATGTCGTGCAGTGGGCCATTTGCCGAGCGCTGCACCTGGGAAACCCTGGCAACATCCACCGCGATCTGACGAACCTGATCCATCTGCACCAGTGGACAGACTCCTGGCTGCCGATGATGAAGTCGCTGGACTACTTCCAGCAGTTCCCGCACAAGCCACTGTACTTTGCTCCGCTGTACGACACGCTGATTTACTCGCTGGTAAGCCTGCTGCCGATGGTGGCCCTGCGCAAGATCGGCGTTACCGACCCGACGATGCTGCATCTGCTTGCGCTTGGCAGTCTGCTCGCGATCGTGGGGATTGCCGTGTGCTGCCTCTGGATGGGGAAGCGGCTGCTTGAGCGCCGCGGCGAAACGCTGCGCTGGCCGGCGATGGTTGCGGTATGCCTCTCAGTGCTGTGCTGCTATCCGTTGCTCAAGGGATTCTCGCTGGGCAATGCGCAGACGTACCTATCGTTTGGCTTTGCGTTGCTGCTTGTGCTGTGGACGACGGGACACGAACGCGCGAGCGGCGTTACGGCCTGCGTGCTTACCTGCGTCAAGCCGCAGTATGTGCTCATCCTGATCTGGATGCTGGTGCGCAAACGCTGGAATGCTGCCATCGCGTTCCTCGTAACCGGCGCGGTGCTCTTCGCGATTGCGGTTGCGGTCTTCGGACTGCACAACAACCTCGACTATGTGAAGGTGCTTTCGTCGCTGAGCCACAAGGCACAGTCGCACTATGGCAACCAGTCAATGTTCGGCACGATCAATCGCATGATCTTCAACGGTGAGAATCTGGGCTATACGCCGTATGTGTATACGCCATACATCCCCTGGGTTTATCGGGTAACTGTCGCCACGGCGCTTGCGCTGCTGGGCGCTGCGTTGTTCTTTCCCTGGGGCAAGTTGAAAGGATCGACGGCGGACCTTGCAGCGATCGGGCTGGTTTCTGTTGCGTCCTCGCCGATGGCGTGGGAGCACCACTACGGCATCGTGGTGGGCATCTTTGCGTGGCTATGGTTTGCGTATGGCTCACAACAGGAGCGTCGCCCATGGCTGACAGGACTGGCTTCGTTCCTCATGCTGAATCAGCTTACGTCGATGAACTACCTGTGGCATCTTCGTGGATGGAACGTGCTGCAGAGCTACATCTACATCGGTGCACTGCTGCTGCTTGGCATCCTGATGACGCTTGCACGGCGAGTGACGAACGGACAGAGCGACGCGTTGCTCTAG
- a CDS encoding 16S rRNA (uracil(1498)-N(3))-methyltransferase translates to MTRRRFIADTFTDTTATLTGEQAHHLARVLRAQVGQQYDVVADGFLHRATITQVSEEDVTFELGEQLETDAALPVHLLLAVIKFDHYEWGMEKLTELGAARITPVLARRTEKHLAQSAAKRVERWRRIVLESAKQSRRSDLVEIDEPMPLAQAMKLVSAPHKLLLAETEQENSLTAALQHPQMQDGPSAEHNHQLAFAVGPEGGWTQEEMQLFAANEWKPITLGPRILRAETAAIAAMSVCNALL, encoded by the coding sequence ATGACTCGCCGCCGCTTTATCGCAGACACCTTCACCGACACGACCGCAACCCTTACCGGCGAACAGGCACATCATCTTGCTCGCGTTCTGCGTGCGCAGGTGGGACAGCAATATGATGTTGTCGCCGACGGATTTCTGCATCGTGCGACGATCACGCAGGTGAGCGAAGAGGACGTGACGTTCGAACTCGGCGAACAGCTTGAGACAGATGCAGCGCTGCCGGTGCATCTGCTGCTTGCGGTGATCAAGTTCGATCATTACGAGTGGGGGATGGAGAAGCTGACGGAGCTTGGTGCGGCACGCATTACGCCTGTGCTGGCACGACGCACGGAGAAGCATCTGGCGCAGTCGGCGGCGAAGCGCGTGGAGCGATGGCGACGCATTGTGCTGGAGTCGGCGAAGCAGTCGCGCCGTTCTGATCTGGTGGAGATTGATGAACCAATGCCGCTTGCGCAGGCGATGAAGCTGGTGTCGGCGCCGCACAAGTTGTTGCTCGCAGAGACAGAGCAGGAGAACTCGCTGACTGCGGCGTTGCAGCATCCGCAGATGCAGGATGGGCCGAGTGCCGAGCACAATCATCAGCTTGCGTTTGCCGTGGGGCCGGAGGGTGGATGGACGCAGGAGGAGATGCAGCTCTTTGCGGCGAATGAGTGGAAGCCGATTACGCTGGGGCCGAGGATTCTGCGAGCAGAGACGGCGGCGATTGCGGCGATGAGTGTTTGCAATGCGTTGCTGTAG